The window TACTTCTTGAATTTCATCCTTGGTAAATGTTGTAGCCTGAGTACTAGTAGCTATAACGGTGCAAGAAGTTGCGCTAAGCGTAATAGTTGCTAGAAAAATGGCTGCTTTTTTAGTAAAAGTCATATTTACTCCTTTTTGGACTCCAAATATTAGAATGATAGTAATATATATAACTTAATTATAAGAAAAATGCATTCTTTTTAGACTTTTTTTCGAAAATAATGCATTATAGCGTCACGATTGTTTATAATAAGGGTTCGAGGACAAAAAGGAGATAAAGATATGACTGACAAAATTAAGGTAGGTTTGATCTTCGGTGGAAATTCTTCAGAATATGAAGTTTCTATCATGTCTGCCCACAACATTTATGAAGAAATTGATACTAATAAATTTGATGTTTACCCAATGTGGATCACTAATGACGGCTATTTAGCTGATGACGCAGATTCACGCAAAGTGTTAGATAATCCTAAGATGGAAGTTGCTAATCCTCATAAAGTAGCTAATATTTCTAACATTGTTGAATTAAAAGACCGTCCTGAAATTGACGTATTTTTCCCAATTGTACACGGAAACTTAGGTGAAGATGGATGTCTACAAGGGTTATTTAGAGTTTTAGATAAGCCCTTTGTTGGGGATGACGTTTTAGCAGCTGCTGTAACGATGGATAAGGAAATGACTAAGATTCTTGCTCAACGTGCTGGTGTTCCTGTTGCAAAGTGGATTGCAGTTAAGCGTTTTGAATATAACGATCCAGATAACAAGAAGTTAGATTACGAATATGTGGCTAGTCAATTAGGCTCTGACTTGTTTGTTAAGCCATCAAATCAAGGCTCTTCTGTTGGTGTAAGTCATGTTACTAACGAAAAGGAATACAAGATTGCTTTAGCTGAAGCCTTCAAATATGATGACAAGGTTTTAGTTGAAGAAACAGTTCACGGCACTGAAGTAGAAACTGCTGTTTTAGGTAATGATAAGCCAATCGTTGCTGGTGTTGGTCAAATTATTAATGCTAAAGATTCATTCTATACTTATGAAAACAAGTATGACGATGATTCAACTTCAACTTTAGAAATTCCTGCAAAGCTTCCTGAAGAAATTGTTGAAAAAGTTAGAAAGAATGCCTTGAAAGTGTTCCAAGCAACTGAATGTAGTGGGTTGGCACGAATCGATTCAATGCTTCGTAAAGAAGATAATGAAGTTGTGTTAACAGAAGTTAATGCTCTTCCAGGCTTCACTAACATTAGTATGTATCCTAAGTTATTT of the Lactobacillus isalae genome contains:
- a CDS encoding D-alanine--D-alanine ligase family protein, translating into MTDKIKVGLIFGGNSSEYEVSIMSAHNIYEEIDTNKFDVYPMWITNDGYLADDADSRKVLDNPKMEVANPHKVANISNIVELKDRPEIDVFFPIVHGNLGEDGCLQGLFRVLDKPFVGDDVLAAAVTMDKEMTKILAQRAGVPVAKWIAVKRFEYNDPDNKKLDYEYVASQLGSDLFVKPSNQGSSVGVSHVTNEKEYKIALAEAFKYDDKVLVEETVHGTEVETAVLGNDKPIVAGVGQIINAKDSFYTYENKYDDDSTSTLEIPAKLPEEIVEKVRKNALKVFQATECSGLARIDSMLRKEDNEVVLTEVNALPGFTNISMYPKLFEEVGIPYTDLITKLIDYAMERYDHKKTLLHKHD